One stretch of Cyanobium sp. Tous-M-B4 DNA includes these proteins:
- the recR gene encoding recombination mediator RecR has translation MARLIDQFERLPGIGPRTAQRLALHLLRQPEEQVRNFADALLAARSQVGQCKCCFHLSAEPICEICRNQERGNGQLCVVADSRDLLAMERTREFKGHYHVLCGLISPMDGIGPELLQIQPLVNRVDKESITEVILALTPSVEGDTTSLYLARLLKPFTTVSRIAYGLPVGSELEYADEVTLARAFEGRRQVE, from the coding sequence CTGGCCAGGCTGATCGACCAGTTCGAGCGCTTACCTGGCATTGGCCCGCGCACGGCCCAGCGGCTGGCTTTGCACCTTTTGCGCCAGCCTGAGGAGCAGGTACGCAACTTCGCCGACGCCCTGCTGGCGGCCCGCAGCCAGGTGGGCCAGTGCAAGTGCTGCTTCCACCTCTCGGCCGAGCCGATCTGTGAGATCTGCCGCAACCAGGAGCGCGGCAACGGCCAGCTTTGTGTTGTGGCCGATTCCCGCGACCTGCTGGCGATGGAGCGCACCAGGGAGTTCAAGGGGCACTACCACGTGCTCTGCGGCTTGATCTCACCAATGGATGGCATCGGCCCCGAGCTGCTGCAGATCCAGCCCCTGGTGAACCGGGTCGACAAGGAGTCCATCACTGAGGTGATCCTGGCCCTGACACCAAGCGTCGAAGGGGATACCACCAGCCTTTATTTGGCCCGGCTGCTCAAACCATTCACCACCGTGAGCCGCATTGCCTACGGCTTGCCCGTCGGCAGCGAGCTGGAATACGCCGACGAGGTAACCCTTGCCCGGGCCTTTGAGGGCAGACGCCAGGTGGAGTAA
- a CDS encoding pentapeptide repeat-containing protein encodes MAQGALRGAILLGSRAPRGQHGLLISSLPMPRQSTWVDRQQRRHDSRFFRLLDGSFLFRLALSGAAAMALLLVVNSYATCRNNRWAPGCLWRDAEALISVGNVESLSIVTAAFLYVLEAQKRRQRDNIEAYELLMNCNATGVKWLVGRISALEILNSAGLPIDGQQLAGFDLRNLQAANGHWHNVNLEGSVLRRANLAGTDLSGSNLRGADLRGANLRDAILVGADLEGAQLEGAQLDGAELDAAQLDRASLDSGAPNPS; translated from the coding sequence ATGGCTCAAGGCGCGTTGCGTGGCGCCATTCTGCTGGGCAGCCGTGCCCCCAGGGGTCAGCATGGGCTCCTGATCTCCAGTCTCCCCATGCCACGCCAATCCACCTGGGTGGACCGGCAGCAGCGTCGTCACGACTCCCGCTTCTTCCGCCTGCTAGACGGCTCCTTTCTGTTCCGCCTAGCCCTATCGGGTGCAGCGGCCATGGCGCTGCTGCTGGTGGTGAACAGCTACGCCACCTGCCGCAACAACCGCTGGGCCCCGGGGTGCCTTTGGCGGGATGCGGAGGCTCTGATCAGCGTCGGCAATGTGGAATCGCTCAGCATCGTGACGGCCGCTTTCCTCTACGTGCTGGAGGCTCAAAAACGGCGCCAACGCGACAACATCGAGGCCTACGAGCTGCTGATGAACTGCAATGCCACCGGCGTCAAATGGCTGGTGGGGCGTATTTCTGCTCTAGAAATCCTTAACAGCGCCGGGCTCCCAATCGACGGCCAGCAGCTAGCGGGCTTTGACCTGCGCAATCTGCAGGCTGCCAACGGCCATTGGCACAACGTCAACCTGGAAGGAAGCGTGCTGCGCCGAGCCAACCTGGCCGGCACCGATCTGAGCGGATCAAACTTGCGCGGGGCTGATCTGCGCGGTGCCAACTTGCGTGACGCGATTTTAGTTGGCGCCGATCTTGAGGGTGCCCAACTTGAAGGTGCCCAACTTGATGGGGCAGAACTTGATGCAGCACAACTTGATAGGGCCAGCCTCGATAGCGGAGCCCCCAATCCCAGCTGA
- the psbP gene encoding photosystem II reaction center PsbP: MPRLVALVLAGLLVACSAAAAGLNGFQSPDGRYAFLYPTGWTRVQVSGGPQVVFHDLINSDETLSLVISEVNSTNDLEKLGSAVAVGEQLRRTVIAPEGSGRAAELVEASERQEGPRTFYDLEYAVHLDDRDRHELATVVLDRGRLYTFAASTNEIRWAKVKDMFHQVVTSFTLLV; the protein is encoded by the coding sequence ATGCCGCGTCTGGTTGCCTTGGTGCTGGCGGGGCTGTTGGTTGCTTGCAGTGCTGCGGCAGCCGGGCTCAATGGTTTCCAGAGCCCCGACGGGCGCTACGCCTTCCTCTACCCCACCGGTTGGACCCGGGTGCAGGTGAGCGGCGGCCCCCAGGTGGTGTTTCACGACCTGATCAACAGCGATGAAACCCTTAGCCTGGTGATTTCTGAGGTGAACTCCACCAACGACCTCGAAAAACTCGGCAGTGCCGTGGCCGTCGGGGAGCAGTTGCGCCGCACCGTGATCGCCCCTGAGGGCAGCGGCCGGGCCGCCGAACTGGTGGAGGCGTCCGAGCGCCAGGAGGGGCCCCGCACCTTCTACGACCTGGAATACGCCGTGCACCTCGACGACCGCGACCGCCACGAGCTGGCCACTGTGGTGCTCGACCGGGGCCGCCTGTACACCTTTGCGGCCAGCACCAATGAAATCCGCTGGGCCAAGGTGAAGGACATGTTCCACCAGGTGGTTACCTCGTTCACCCTGCTGGTGTGA
- a CDS encoding FAD-dependent oxidoreductase: MTASAPADVVIVGAGVAGALLALALRELGASVTVVAAPASHGPCSATELSYGALPGWPLAATPLARLAAGASKRWRFLQERHGDLGWRPCRLRLHGAAAGWRPLSAWWPLPFAQVDSAVLAARLPLVLAAAGVTGKTGRVERLDRQPAPGWRLSLSDGSDLQAPQLVLAAGAQCRELWPLLPQRLRSSWAAALELASFPAPLGRAAAWLPVSFGRVALERRAAGLSQPEWLVDGGLVPRAEGALLGQHTLVRPGLELGPAPPPMEVERQLRQELAAQAWGEPLAALPGCLRQAAVAFCSEGLPLVGPLAEAPGLWVFTGFSAGFSQVPVLAPLLAQALVAGGDRVEAAMQRLQQLGLGWPDQAGG; encoded by the coding sequence GTGACGGCTTCGGCACCAGCCGATGTGGTGATCGTTGGCGCTGGGGTGGCTGGTGCTCTGTTGGCCTTGGCGTTGCGGGAGCTGGGGGCGTCGGTGACGGTCGTCGCTGCCCCCGCCAGCCATGGGCCTTGCTCCGCTACCGAGCTCAGCTATGGCGCTCTGCCGGGATGGCCCCTGGCCGCAACCCCCTTAGCTCGCTTGGCGGCCGGAGCCTCTAAGCGCTGGCGGTTTCTGCAAGAACGCCATGGTGATTTGGGCTGGCGGCCCTGCCGCTTGCGTTTGCACGGGGCTGCCGCCGGTTGGCGGCCCCTTAGTGCCTGGTGGCCGCTGCCCTTCGCCCAAGTGGATTCCGCAGTCTTGGCGGCGCGCTTGCCGCTGGTGCTGGCGGCTGCGGGGGTGACGGGCAAAACGGGCCGGGTGGAGCGCCTGGATCGCCAGCCAGCCCCTGGTTGGCGGCTTTCCCTCAGTGATGGCAGCGACCTGCAGGCCCCCCAGCTGGTGCTGGCTGCGGGCGCCCAGTGCCGCGAGCTCTGGCCGCTCCTGCCCCAGCGCTTGCGCAGCAGCTGGGCGGCGGCGCTGGAGCTGGCCTCCTTTCCGGCGCCGCTGGGCCGGGCCGCTGCCTGGCTGCCGGTCAGCTTTGGGCGGGTCGCTCTGGAGCGGCGCGCCGCTGGCCTGAGCCAGCCGGAGTGGCTGGTGGATGGCGGGTTGGTGCCCCGGGCAGAAGGGGCACTGTTGGGTCAGCACACCCTGGTGCGACCGGGCCTGGAGCTGGGCCCAGCGCCGCCGCCTATGGAGGTGGAAAGGCAACTGCGCCAAGAGCTAGCGGCGCAAGCCTGGGGGGAGCCGCTGGCGGCGCTGCCTGGTTGCCTGCGCCAGGCGGCCGTGGCCTTTTGCAGTGAGGGCTTGCCCCTGGTAGGTCCGCTGGCGGAGGCACCTGGGCTGTGGGTGTTCACCGGCTTCAGTGCGGGGTTCAGCCAGGTGCCGGTGCTGGCACCGCTGCTGGCCCAGGCCTTGGTGGCGGGTGGTGATCGGGTGGAAGCGGCGATGCAGCGCCTGCAGCAGCTGGGCCTGGGCTGGCCGGATCAGGCGGGGGGCTGA
- a CDS encoding NHLP bacteriocin system secretion protein, giving the protein MTQATPTPAQLWPRRQWQQMQTRWKGLRDHNQVGVSLAGVGGVLVLWALFWPVPTEVEGMGVLIYPNNAGILNARAGGQVREVFVKEGEPVARGQVLMQLYLPVLERQLDQQRGNLRQLQRHNAQLDERDALRLLTEKRALDTSLAKLSDDRRRYGALQSTYSSKLRNLDWLAQREVVAPLSTEVVSAEQGFTSTSVNLDDVKINEKNVVTNYQQVKLNIETQALQRRYQIDDLKREIQVTEAKIGYDGKVHADRDGTVLDLQVIAGQTVGTGQRLGTIGRPEQPSSKDRPLRVVAYFAPADARRLPLGLPVEVVPQWNQRGRFGGIVGKVKQVLTLPATADDISTTTGNAQLAQELTKNGPVMRSEIELERDPSSVDGYRWTLSGGSGVFPIRDGLTVSTHAYVEWRSPISYVIPGLRSLTGGFRAPWIDLRWNLPFLRQPNTVS; this is encoded by the coding sequence ATGACTCAGGCCACTCCAACCCCAGCCCAGCTGTGGCCCCGCCGGCAATGGCAGCAGATGCAGACGCGCTGGAAGGGGCTGCGCGATCACAACCAGGTGGGCGTGAGCCTGGCGGGGGTGGGCGGCGTGCTGGTGCTGTGGGCCCTGTTCTGGCCCGTGCCCACCGAGGTGGAAGGCATGGGCGTGCTGATCTACCCCAACAACGCCGGCATCCTTAACGCCCGTGCTGGCGGCCAGGTGCGGGAGGTGTTCGTCAAGGAGGGGGAGCCGGTGGCGCGCGGCCAGGTGCTGATGCAGCTCTACCTGCCGGTGCTGGAGCGCCAGCTCGATCAGCAGCGCGGCAACCTGCGCCAACTGCAGCGGCACAACGCCCAGCTCGATGAGCGCGATGCCTTGCGCTTGCTCACCGAGAAGCGCGCCCTGGATACGTCTCTGGCCAAGTTGTCCGACGATCGCCGTCGCTACGGCGCCTTGCAGTCGACGTACTCCAGCAAACTGCGCAACCTGGATTGGCTGGCCCAGCGCGAGGTGGTGGCCCCGCTCTCCACCGAGGTGGTGTCGGCGGAGCAGGGGTTTACCAGCACCAGCGTGAATCTCGACGACGTGAAGATCAACGAGAAGAACGTGGTGACCAATTACCAGCAGGTGAAGCTCAACATCGAAACCCAGGCCCTGCAGCGCCGCTATCAGATCGACGATCTCAAGCGTGAGATCCAGGTGACCGAAGCCAAAATCGGCTACGACGGCAAGGTGCATGCCGACCGGGACGGCACGGTGTTGGATCTGCAGGTGATCGCCGGCCAGACCGTGGGCACCGGCCAGCGGCTGGGCACGATCGGCCGACCTGAACAACCCAGTTCCAAAGACCGCCCGTTGCGGGTGGTGGCTTACTTCGCCCCCGCTGATGCCCGCCGCCTGCCCCTGGGGCTGCCCGTGGAGGTGGTGCCGCAGTGGAACCAGCGCGGCCGCTTTGGCGGCATCGTGGGCAAGGTGAAGCAGGTGCTCACCCTGCCCGCCACCGCAGACGACATTTCCACCACCACCGGCAACGCCCAGCTGGCCCAGGAACTCACCAAGAACGGCCCGGTGATGCGCAGCGAAATTGAACTGGAGCGGGATCCCTCCAGCGTGGATGGCTACCGCTGGACCCTCTCGGGGGGCAGCGGCGTGTTCCCGATCCGCGACGGCCTCACGGTGTCGACCCACGCCTATGTGGAGTGGCGCTCGCCGATCAGCTACGTGATTCCAGGCCTGCGCTCCCTCACCGGCGGCTTCCGCGCCCCTTGGATCGATCTGCGCTGGAACCTGCCCTTCCTGCGCCAGCCCAACACTGTTTCGTGA
- a CDS encoding FUSC family protein — protein MTSPALRDTVRLAATVTVVNGFASLTGLPFALYASLAVLSVTVGNYGNTLELGRQRLVGTAVGAMVVFFGYRAWGQLPPVVALPLALLLARLIAGSLRLTVGYGVCCFVVVMGWLTHDQQLDSWIPLRLLWTAFGILMALLSLRLFWPSRARIQQREGLLQLLVDLGEALQQVVQRRHQQGQQIRNLRINLISLRDQRQGALLELGTLASQHPVARMWALLDQASEALILDLDELRRLPNADWLGWGLQVDYDAGLAFVQGVVERLLSWQQQLSHSIQLQPPPSQPRSTLSLEALQSPESKAAYRRLSPEQLQRVAAQLMVLNRMDHTMESTERQWRELVS, from the coding sequence ATGACCAGCCCAGCCCTGCGGGACACCGTGCGCCTCGCCGCAACCGTGACGGTGGTGAACGGCTTTGCCAGCCTCACCGGCCTGCCCTTTGCGCTTTACGCCTCCTTGGCTGTGCTGAGCGTCACCGTAGGGAACTACGGCAACACCCTCGAACTCGGCCGTCAGCGCCTGGTTGGCACCGCAGTGGGAGCCATGGTGGTGTTCTTTGGCTACCGGGCCTGGGGCCAGCTGCCCCCGGTGGTAGCCCTGCCGCTGGCCCTACTGCTGGCCCGGCTGATCGCCGGCTCGTTGCGGCTCACGGTGGGCTACGGGGTCTGCTGCTTCGTGGTGGTGATGGGCTGGCTGACGCATGACCAGCAGCTCGACAGCTGGATCCCGCTGCGCTTGCTCTGGACCGCCTTCGGCATCTTGATGGCCCTGCTCAGCCTGCGCCTTTTCTGGCCTTCTCGAGCCCGGATCCAGCAGCGCGAGGGACTGCTGCAGCTGCTGGTGGATCTGGGAGAAGCCTTGCAGCAGGTAGTGCAGCGGCGCCACCAGCAGGGGCAACAGATTCGCAACCTGCGCATCAACCTGATCAGCCTGCGCGACCAACGCCAGGGCGCCCTGCTGGAACTGGGCACCCTGGCGAGCCAGCATCCAGTGGCAAGAATGTGGGCGCTGCTGGACCAGGCCAGCGAGGCCCTGATCCTGGATCTCGACGAGCTGCGGCGCCTGCCGAATGCCGACTGGCTGGGCTGGGGTCTACAGGTCGACTACGACGCAGGCCTAGCTTTTGTGCAGGGTGTGGTCGAGCGTTTGCTGAGCTGGCAACAGCAGCTCAGCCATTCAATCCAACTACAGCCACCGCCGAGCCAACCGCGTTCGACGCTGTCCTTGGAGGCCCTGCAATCGCCCGAATCCAAGGCTGCCTACAGGCGACTAAGTCCAGAGCAACTGCAACGGGTGGCCGCTCAGTTGATGGTGCTCAACCGCATGGATCACACCATGGAAAGCACCGAACGCCAATGGCGAGAGCTTGTGAGCTGA